Proteins encoded within one genomic window of Methanothrix harundinacea 6Ac:
- a CDS encoding TatD family hydrolase yields the protein MSDTKFDVIDTHCHLDFKNFNRDRDEVIQRGRKAGVTTMINSGIDLKTNRKSLELARRYDFVFATLGLNPNGLGETTDEEVEATLDQIRAHAKEIVGVGEAGLDYYRCPDERGRDRQREVFRKVVGLAEELDLPQVIHARLAEDEAFDVVKDLNKVVFHCYSGTVGTMKEALDRGFYISLATVVCRSAQHQVLARQVPLDRLLIETDSPFLSPRKGRNEPAYVLDGLHLIARIKGLPPEEVAEATTKNARKIFGL from the coding sequence TTGAGCGACACAAAATTCGATGTGATAGACACCCACTGCCACCTCGACTTCAAGAACTTCAACCGGGATCGGGACGAGGTGATCCAGAGGGGGCGAAAGGCCGGGGTGACGACGATGATCAACTCCGGCATCGACCTCAAGACCAACAGGAAGAGCCTGGAGCTGGCCAGGAGGTACGACTTCGTCTTTGCGACCCTCGGCCTCAACCCCAACGGCCTCGGCGAGACGACCGACGAGGAGGTGGAGGCGACCCTCGACCAGATCCGGGCCCATGCAAAGGAGATCGTCGGCGTCGGCGAGGCGGGGCTCGACTACTACCGCTGCCCCGACGAGAGGGGGAGGGACCGGCAGCGGGAGGTCTTTCGGAAGGTCGTCGGCCTCGCGGAGGAGCTGGACCTCCCCCAGGTGATCCACGCCCGCCTCGCCGAGGATGAGGCCTTCGATGTGGTCAAAGACCTCAACAAGGTCGTCTTCCACTGCTACAGCGGGACGGTCGGGACGATGAAGGAGGCCCTCGACCGGGGCTTCTACATATCCCTCGCCACCGTCGTCTGCAGGTCCGCCCAGCACCAGGTTCTGGCGCGGCAGGTCCCCCTGGACCGGCTCCTGATCGAGACGGACAGCCCCTTCCTCTCCCCCCGGAAGGGGAGGAACGAGCCCGCCTACGTCCTCGACGGCCTCCACCTCATCGCCAGGATCAAGGGGCTCCCGCCCGAAGAGGTGGCGGAGGCGACGACCAAAAACGCTCGAAAGATATTCGGCCTCTGA